CTTGTCCAAGCCGACGGGTGGTATCAAGCCTTACCGGGGTGAGCGGGCTCTCTCCGATCCTTCTGCCGATCCTTCTGTGATCGAGCTCATGTCGCGACAATCTGAGGCGCCGACGCTTTCGTGAAAGGAAAGGCATTTGCTGGGTCTCGTCCACTACCTTCCCTCAAGCCTGACGATCAGTCCGATTCCTTCTCCATCGATTGAATGAACTTGTCGGCTTCTGCAATGGAACGGTTCATGTCTTTGACCAACTGGTCGACCTGCGCGTCGACTTTCACGAGTTCGCCCTTGATGGCGGCCAGGGCGCGGGCGTTGAGATTGTGCTTTAAGTAGAGGACTTGGTCACGCAGCGGCCTAAGGACCGGTTCAATCCGTTGTTCGGCCCGTTTCATCGCCGCGAGCATGTCCTTGTAGCGATTCTTGGTTTGGACGAGTTTGGCTTGGCTCTTACGCCGCAGGTCGGCGTTTGAATACCGGTCGAGTTCTTGCTCCCACTCCGAGAAGAGGGCATCGGCCACGCTTTCGACATCCTCGATTCGCTTCCGGACCGCCTTGGCGCTGTCTTCACTTGTCTCCAGTTCACCGCTCAACTTCTTATAAGTGGCCTCCAGATCTCCGCCTTCATAGGACACCACGCGTCCGAATTGATCCAATGTGCTTTGAATGTCTTTCTTCGCCTCTTCCTGAGCGTCCCGCGCTGATTTGACTCGGCTGCTGAGGATGTCGCGTTTTGCGTACCCCATCTTTTCCATGGTTGCGAGGTAGGCTTTGTCGCAAGCAGAAAAACTAAACGTCACAAGGAGCAACAGGACCGACAACACCACGTTCGACATGATCACCTCTGTACGCTAAAAAGGACAAACGCCCCCGCGGCGTTCCGCAACAACGCCTGTCGGCTCCGCATCATAACCAAAGAAACTCGGCGGGGAAAGATCCGTAGGCCGCACGGAAGAAGATGTATCGGAAAGAGGTGCCCGCCGTGTGGCGGGCACCTCTGGGCGCCGAGAGGCTACTTCGTGGCGCTGGGTCCGTCGAACTGTCCGGCAATCTCTTGGAGATCCTTGGGATAGAGAACGATCTCAATCCGGCGGTTGGATGACCGTCCCTCCTCAGTGTCGTTCGAGTCGATCGGGCGAGTGTCGGCGTATCCGACGGCGGAGAGAGAGTGTCTGTTTACGCCGCACTGGTCGATGAGATAGCGCACCACGGTGGTCGCGCGAGCGGTCGAGAGCTCCCAATTCGTTTGATACCGACTCTGGAGTTTGGCGCTGATCGGTACGTTGTCGGTGTGGCCCTCGATGCGGATCTGTTTGTCTTCGACCGCCTTCAAAATATCCCCGACTTGCTTGAGCACTTTGATGCCGTCCGGTTTGATCTGAGCCTGCCCCGAATCGAAAAGCACGCGATCGACCATGTTGATGGTCAGTTTGTCACGGACCTGTTGAATGGTGATATTCCCCTTCAAGATTTCATCCTGAAGCGACTTCGACAGTGCTTCCTGAGTCTTTGTCAGTCGTTGGATTTCTTCTTCCTTGGCAAGGCGCTCCTTCTCCAAGCGAGCCTTCTCGGCCGCCTCCGCTTCGGCGCGCTGCCGTTCCTGATCCAGGCTGGCTGCCAGTTGAGCCTGCTCCTGGCTCAGCCGATCGCGTTCCGCTGCGTTGCGGGTCGCTTCGGCTTCCATTGCGGCGGCTCTGTGCTTGAGTCGGTCGATTTCACTCTGCGCGGACGCGCGATCATCGGTGTGTCTTCGTTCAAGATCGGCAATCTGCCCTCGGATGGCGGTGAGCTCGTCGTTCAACCGGATTTTTTCGTTTTCCAGGCCGTCGAGTTGTGTTTGCAGCGCTGCGGATCGTGAGGACAGGGCGTCTCGTTCTTGAGCTAATGATTCCGCTTGTTTTTCGACTGTTTTTCTCTTTGTCGTTTCCTGGTCGAAATTCGCCTGAAGATCGGCCAGTTGTTTCTTTGTGGCTTCGAGCTCGGCAACAGCTTTGGTGTGAGTTTCCATGCTGACGCATCCGAGGGCCACTGGTGCCCATAACGAAAGAAAAGCGGCAAGGCCGCGAGACGGGCGGTGAACGGGACGAGACATGATGGATTCCTCCTTGGCTTGGGCCGATCCGACACAATAGAAGACTGGGCCGGAAGACGCAAACGCAATGCCGACGCTATTTCTTTGCCCGCCCACAAGAAATCCAAGCGTTCTCAGCGGTTTGACAAGGTGGTTTGCCTGGTCAGGCCGAGATGGTGTAGCGGATCACCTACAGAAAAAAACGAGAGAAGCGCCGGCCACGGTTGCCGGTGATTTCGAGGCAATAAGAGAATGGATGATGGAGCGACTACAAAGAAAAGATCTTCAGCCTTGAGCATCGGTGCGGGATTTTGCTGTGGTCTCACCGCGGTAGAAGCGGATCCGGGTTTGTTCCGTCGTCGCCAACCAGCCGCACTGAATGTGTTGCTCAATGTACGCGAGGAATGCCTCGATTTTCTCCGAAGTATCGACAAGCTCCACGATGATGGGCAAGTCTTCAGACAGTCGCTCGATTTTGAAGGTGTGGATGACGCGGCTGTTGGCTCCGAATCCCATTAAGCCCCGCAGGACCGTGGCCCCTCCCAAGCCTCTTGCCTTCGCCTCGGTGATGATCCACTCATACAACGGTTGCTTGTCGTATCGGTCAGCCTCGCCGATGAAGATGCGCAACAGCACGCCGTCCGTGGGAAGCATAATCACCTCCAAATCTGATAGGCCAGGATGTAGCCGAGCCAGACTCCTCCAAGGCCGAGCAACACTTGCGCGCCTACGTTGAGCAGGGCCAGCGTCCATTCGCCGTCGTGCAGGAGATTCATCGTTTCATTGCCGAACGTCGAAAAGGTGGTAAACCCTCCCAGGATACCCACGATCAGGAATGCCCTTGTATCGGGGGAAAAGAGACCCCGACTTTCCGCAAGCTCGGAGAAGAACCCGATAAGAAAGCAGCCGATCACGTTGACCGCCAGCGTGCCGTACGGAAACGCAATGCTCTGACTGGCTGTCTGCACGGCTCCGCTGATCACGTATCGCAGGATTGAGCCAACAAACCCGCCCGTGCCTATCAGTAAAAGTTTGATCATCGGGCGGAGGCGAAGCGTCTGAACATGTTTGGACCATTCATCCGTGAGCGGCAATTGCTGCGTGAGGTGAAAATCCCCCGTTCATTATGATGATCGGCAAGGACTTCGTGCCAGCCGTTCGCCTTGCCGCACTATTTGTAGAAAGCGTCGACTTTCTGTCGATGGCAGAGCAGCATGATAGTCAAGTCTGGACGAAATTGGAATCGGCCGGGCCATGCGCCGCACGTTACTTGGGCAACCTGATCAAACCGGCCGGAGAGGGCCTCATGAAGCTGAAGAACCGCACCGGACCGAGGCACGACCATGTATTCCGGCTGATACTCGACACTTGAGTGCGGGTTGTCGGTGTGGACTTCAACGAATCGATGGAATTGGCTCTGGAGCGGCCCGTCTATCGAACGGTCGTAGGTTAGAGCGGCGCTACATCCACGACGTCGGTAATAATGGTGTGATAGCCGCTGGCGCCCGCCGGCTGCGGTCGGACGATCTCCGCGATCTGCAATTGTCCTTTCGTGTCCCACGCCCGCACGACGGTTTGGTATTTGCCGGGTTTGGTCGGCCTCCAGATGTAGTTCCAGATCACCCATGAGTAGGGTGACATCGGCGGCTCAAGGTCGCAGTCGTTCCACGTCTTGCCGGCGTCAAAGCTCAGCTCGACCTTGCTGACGGAATGGGGGCCGCCGAACGCGATGCCGCGCAACCTGTGCTCCGGCCCGCGGAGCGATTGGTAGTGCCCCGGAGAATCGATGCGCGAGAATATCTTGATGGTCCCGTCATCCGTCCAGCCCTTGCGCTGCCAGTATCCTTTATAGTCTCCGGGATAGACTTCGATCTCGACGATCCATTTGACGTTCTTGATGCCGTAGAGGCCCGGCACGATCAGGCGAAGCGGGAAACCGTGCTCTTTGGGCAGTTTCTCGCCGTTCATCAGATAGGCCAGCATCACATCGTCCTGCATGGCTCGTGAAAAGGGGATGCTGTCGTCGTAGCCGTCGATGCCGCGAAAGACCACGTCGCGCGCCGTTTCTTCGTCCGCGCCCGCGTCTTGGAGCAGCCGCTTGAGCGAGATGCCGCGCCACGTCGCGTTGCCCAGACTGTCGCCGCCGGGCAAGGTGTCAATGCACATCAGCGTGGAAACTTGGTCGTAAGAGTCTCGATTTAGTATGTCGCGCCAGCCCAGGGACATCGGCGTTTTGACCTCGCCTTTCACGTGCAATCGCCACTGCTCGACGTTGACCTCGCGCGACAAGGATACGGCGGAGTCGGCGTAGTTCACGACGTAAAATTTGGAGTTCGGGGTGAAGTACGTGGTTTCACGCGGGGGGACGGCGAACATCCGCCCGAAAATGTTGCCGACCGCGTCGCATCCGCCGGTGAGTCCGGCGATCGCCCCCAACCCGATGGTCTTGAGAAAAGACCGCCGCCGCAACCAAAGCCAGGGATCCTGCCGAGGAGCATTCGACATGGTGTTCAGTATACACGGAAGCCAGGCGATAATCGAAGCCACGCCCTATCCATGCCAGACAAGTCGCGCGAGCTTGCAAAAGTGATGGACTGTTTCGGCCAGAACAAAGCGATGATGCATAAAGTGCGATCAAGTGAATTAGGATTCAGCGAGCCCCAGTATCTTCTTCCTGTCGTGGCGCGGGCATTCCTTGTCTCGTTTGGATTTCGGTGCGCATGGTCCGGCAGGCTGAAATTGTGGCGCGCTCTCATGCACAGCTGGGTCGTTGTCGCAACTGCGGCTGGCGGCGCCTGTGTCCGGACCGGCTGGGCTAAAGTTCGTGTCGAGGTTCTTATGGCGGATCGCCATGACTCCGTATCCAGCAGATTAGGGGCGGGCGTCCTGCTCGGCTTCATTGTTCGGCTGATAGATGAGCTGGGCCAAGCGTGAGCCGCCGTGCTCCGCCAGGACGAAGGCGCTGGCCGGATCGACCTGCATGGCACCGACATTGACCTGTTGCATCTGTGCGTCTGCATCTGTGCGTCTGATAGATGGCTGGATCCCGCGATCGTAAGCAACAGCGCGGGACTTGGCCTGGTTGATTCGAGCATCCCCGCCTAAGCGTTCTCATCAGACAGAGCGTTCCCCATTCCACCTGACAGCCCGCACTCCCCTGGAGATCGGTTTAGAGATTAGGCCAGGGTTTCTACTTGTCGTTGTCACGTGGGCTCCATCCGCAGGCCGTGAAAATTCGTCCTATCTACCGATGGTATGTGATCTGCCTGCATGCTGCCGGGCTTGCCATGATGTCTTCAATTCTCTTCGTATCCCACTTTATGACGGCTTCTAAACCACATTGGCACGGACTACGGATAATACCGACGGTATCACGCAACATGACAACCTACCTCCAGCGGCTTTCTTAAAGTCGATCTCGCAATGGCTTTACGATCATTGTGCCAGGACCACGACGGAAAGATCGCCGCGGCTCTTGACTCTCGGCGGTCGGCTTGTTATCTTTGCCACCGTTCACGGTTGTCGCGTTCCTGCCGGTTGGTCGCGCCTGGCGATCGGTCAAGGCGCGGTATCAAAAAAGGGAAACTACCCGGATTAATTTCGAGCGTGTCCCTTGACATGCAGCGGCGATTGATATACATTACGCCGCTCGCGTGGAGAACGCGGTTGTTCTTTGAAAACTGAATAGAGGAAGTTGAGCAAGGTGTAAGGTGTATTGAAGTGGTGGCCCTTGGTCCAATTCTAAAAACACCTTTTTGAGAGTTTGATCCTGGCTCAGAACGAACGCTGGCGGCGCGCCTAATACATGCAAGTCGAGCGAGAAGGCGTCGCAAGACGCTTGTAAAGCGGCGAACGGGTGAGGAATACATGGGTAACCTACCCTGGAGTGGGGAATAACCAGCCGAAAGGTTGGCTAATACCGCGTACGATTCCCGGACTGCGGTTCGGGAAAGAAAGCGCTACCGTGGGTAGCGCGCTCTTGGATGGGCTCATGTCCTATCAGCTTGTTGGTGAGGTAACGGCTCACCAAGGCTTCGACGGGTAGCTGGTCTGAGAGGACGATCAGCCACACTGGCACTGCGACACGGGCCAGACTCCTACGGGAGGCAGCAGTAAGGAATATTGCGCAATGGGCGAAAGCCTGACGCAGCGACGCCGCGTGGGGGATGAAGGTCTTCGGATTGTAAACCCCTTTCGGGAGGGAAGATGGAGCGGGTAACCGCTCGGACGGTACCTCCAGAAGCAGCCACGGCTAACTTCGTGCCAGCAGCCGCGGTAATACGAAGGTGGCAAGCGTTGTTCGGATTTACTGGGCGTACAGGGAGCGTAGGCGGTTGGGTAAGCCCTCCGTGAAATCTCCGGGCCTAACCCGGAAAGTGCGGAGGGGACTGCTTGGCTAGAGGATGGGAGAGGAGCGCGGAATTCCCGGTGTAGCGGTGAAATGCGTAGAGATCGGGAGGAAGGCCGGTGGCGAAGGCGGCGCTCTGGAACATTTCTGACGCTGAGGCTCGAAAGCGTGGGGAGCAAACAGGATTAGATACCCTGGTAGTCCACGCCCTAAACGATGGATACTAAGTGTCGGCGGGTTACCGCCGGTGCCGCAGCTAACGCAGTAAGTATCCCGCCTGGGAAGTACGGCCGCAAGGTTGAAACTCAAAGGAATTGACGGGGGCCCGCACAAGCGGTGGAGCATGTGGTTTAATTCGACGCAACGCGAAGAACCTTACCCAGGCTGGACATGCAGGTAGTAGGAGGGTGAAAGCCTGACGAGGTAGCAATACCGAGCCTGCTCAGGTGCTGCATGGCTGTCGTCAGCTCGTGCCGTGAGGTGTTGGGTTAAGTCCCGCAACGAGCGCAACCCCTGTCTTCAGTTACCAACGGGTCATGCCGGGAACTCTGGAGAGACTGCCCAGGAGAACGGGGAGGAAGGTGGGGATGACGTCAAGTCAGCATGGCCTTTATGCCTGGGGCTACACACGTGCTACAATGACCGGCACAAAGGGTTGCAAACCCGCAAGGGGAAGCCAATCCCAAAAAACCGGCCTCAGTTCAGATTGAGGTCTGCAACTCGACCTCATGAAGGCGGAATCGCTAGTAATCGCGGATCAGCACGCCGCGGTGAATACGTTCCCGGGCCTTGTACACACCGCCCGTCACACCACGAAAGTTTGTTGTACCTGAAGTCGTTGGCGCCAACCGTAAGGAGGCAGACGCCCACGGTATGACCGATGATTGGGGTGAAGTCGTAACAAGGTAGCCGTAGGGGAACCTGCGGCTGGATCACCTCCTTTCTAAGGAGTCTCTGACTCTAAAGAAAACTCGGGCTAAGGGCCACCTCTTCAATACACGTACACCGGATAATAGCTTGTAAGGGGTCACGCGGGAACTTTTCGATGCGGAAAAGTTTAAGTCGGATACGGGCCCTAGTCGTCGCTGAGTCAGCTGGGCCTGTAGCTCAGTTGGTTAGAGCACGCGCTTGATAAGCGCGGGGTCGATAGTTCAACTCTATCCAGGCCCACCAACGTTTGAGTCAATCGTCAAGCATCGGTCTTGAAAAAAGTCTGATGTGTTCCTCGATTGATAGGCTTTTGGGGCTGTAGCTCAGTTGGGAGAGCACCTGCTTTGCAAGCAGGGGGTCGTCGGTTCGATTCCGTCCAGCTCCACCAAGCAAGCCTGATGTGTCTTCGTCGTGGCAGGGTTATGCTTGTGACGAGCGGTAAGCGGATGTGAGTTTTCTCGAT
This sequence is a window from Candidatus Nitrospira inopinata. Protein-coding genes within it:
- a CDS encoding DUF2959 domain-containing protein: MSNVVLSVLLLLVTFSFSACDKAYLATMEKMGYAKRDILSSRVKSARDAQEEAKKDIQSTLDQFGRVVSYEGGDLEATYKKLSGELETSEDSAKAVRKRIEDVESVADALFSEWEQELDRYSNADLRRKSQAKLVQTKNRYKDMLAAMKRAEQRIEPVLRPLRDQVLYLKHNLNARALAAIKGELVKVDAQVDQLVKDMNRSIAEADKFIQSMEKESD
- a CDS encoding OmpA/MotB family protein is translated as MSRPVHRPSRGLAAFLSLWAPVALGCVSMETHTKAVAELEATKKQLADLQANFDQETTKRKTVEKQAESLAQERDALSSRSAALQTQLDGLENEKIRLNDELTAIRGQIADLERRHTDDRASAQSEIDRLKHRAAAMEAEATRNAAERDRLSQEQAQLAASLDQERQRAEAEAAEKARLEKERLAKEEEIQRLTKTQEALSKSLQDEILKGNITIQQVRDKLTINMVDRVLFDSGQAQIKPDGIKVLKQVGDILKAVEDKQIRIEGHTDNVPISAKLQSRYQTNWELSTARATTVVRYLIDQCGVNRHSLSAVGYADTRPIDSNDTEEGRSSNRRIEIVLYPKDLQEIAGQFDGPSATK
- a CDS encoding DUF190 domain-containing protein — its product is MMLPTDGVLLRIFIGEADRYDKQPLYEWIITEAKARGLGGATVLRGLMGFGANSRVIHTFKIERLSEDLPIIVELVDTSEKIEAFLAYIEQHIQCGWLATTEQTRIRFYRGETTAKSRTDAQG
- the crcB gene encoding fluoride efflux transporter CrcB, producing the protein MIKLLLIGTGGFVGSILRYVISGAVQTASQSIAFPYGTLAVNVIGCFLIGFFSELAESRGLFSPDTRAFLIVGILGGFTTFSTFGNETMNLLHDGEWTLALLNVGAQVLLGLGGVWLGYILAYQIWR
- a CDS encoding molybdopterin-dependent oxidoreductase gives rise to the protein MSNAPRQDPWLWLRRRSFLKTIGLGAIAGLTGGCDAVGNIFGRMFAVPPRETTYFTPNSKFYVVNYADSAVSLSREVNVEQWRLHVKGEVKTPMSLGWRDILNRDSYDQVSTLMCIDTLPGGDSLGNATWRGISLKRLLQDAGADEETARDVVFRGIDGYDDSIPFSRAMQDDVMLAYLMNGEKLPKEHGFPLRLIVPGLYGIKNVKWIVEIEVYPGDYKGYWQRKGWTDDGTIKIFSRIDSPGHYQSLRGPEHRLRGIAFGGPHSVSKVELSFDAGKTWNDCDLEPPMSPYSWVIWNYIWRPTKPGKYQTVVRAWDTKGQLQIAEIVRPQPAGASGYHTIITDVVDVAPL